A window of Corvus cornix cornix isolate S_Up_H32 chromosome 4, ASM73873v5, whole genome shotgun sequence contains these coding sequences:
- the ERI1 gene encoding 3'-5' exoribonuclease 1 isoform X3: MQKEHTNGNSCYDYICVVDFEATCEEGNPPEFVHEIIEFPVVLVNTRTLEIEDTFQQYVKPEINPKLSNFCISLTGITQDIVDKADTFPQVLQNVVEWMRQRELGTKYSYSMLTDGSWDMSKFLNIQCRISRIKYPSFAKKWINIRKSYGNFYKVPRNQTKLTIMLENLGMNYDGRPHSGLDDSKNIARIAIRMLQDGCDLRVNERIHGGQLMTVSSSVPLEGAPAPQMPRYRN; the protein is encoded by the exons ATGCAGAAGGAACACACTAATGGAAACAGCTGCTATGACTACATCTGTGTTGTTGACTTTGAAGCAACATGTGAAGAAGGAAACCCACCTGAATTTGTACATGAAATAATTGAGTTTCCTGTTGTCTTAGTAAACACACGTACCCTGGAAATA GAGGATACCTTTCAGCAATACGTGAAGCCAGAGATTAATCCCAAGCTTTCAAACTTCTGCATCAGTCTGACAGGAATAACCCAG GACATTGTTGATAAAGCTGATACTTTTCCTCAAGTTCTGCAGAATGTTGTAGAGTGGATGAGACAACGAGAACTGGGAACAAAGTATAGCTATTCCATGTTGACTGATGG ATCGTGGGATATGAGTAAATTTTTGAACATCCAGTGCCGTATTAGCCGTATCAAATACCCTTCTTTCGCCAAAAAGTGGATCAATATTCGCAAATCATATGGGAACTTCTACAAG GTTCCTAGGAACCAGACCAAGCTGACAATCATGCTTGAAAATCTGGGCATGAATTATGATGGGAGACCTCACAGTGGACTTGATGACTCTAAAAACATTGCAAGGATAGCTATAAGGATGCTGCAGGATGGCTGTGACCTGCGGGTGAATGAGAGAATTCACGGTGGACAGCTGATGACAGTCTCCTCCTCAGTCCCCTTAGAGGGAGCCCCTGCTCCACAGATGCCCCGCTACAGAAACTAG
- the ERI1 gene encoding 3'-5' exoribonuclease 1 isoform X1, with the protein MEEQKENRPQAARDEAPAALAACPPGKQHCRISDQETNGKTSAASSNDFSDPIYKEIAITNGYINRMTREELRSKLAEFKLETRGVKDVLKKRLKNYYKKQKLMQKEHTNGNSCYDYICVVDFEATCEEGNPPEFVHEIIEFPVVLVNTRTLEIEDTFQQYVKPEINPKLSNFCISLTGITQDIVDKADTFPQVLQNVVEWMRQRELGTKYSYSMLTDGSWDMSKFLNIQCRISRIKYPSFAKKWINIRKSYGNFYKVPRNQTKLTIMLENLGMNYDGRPHSGLDDSKNIARIAIRMLQDGCDLRVNERIHGGQLMTVSSSVPLEGAPAPQMPRYRN; encoded by the exons ATGGAAGAGCAGAAGGAGAACCGCCCGCAGGCCGCCCGGGACGAGGCGCCGGCCGCTCTCGCAGCCTGCCCGCCG GGTAAGCAGCATTGTAGGATCAGTGATCAAGAAACTAATGGCAAAACCTCAGCTGCCAGTTCAAACGACTTCAGTGATCCGATTTACAAAGAAATTGCTATAACCAATGGTTATATCAACAGAATGACCAGAGAAGAGCTCAGAAGTAAACTTGCAGAGTTCAAGCTTGAAACCAG AGGAGTGAAAGATGTACTGAAAAAGAGattgaaaaattattataagAAACAGAAGCTGATGCAGAAGGAACACACTAATGGAAACAGCTGCTATGACTACATCTGTGTTGTTGACTTTGAAGCAACATGTGAAGAAGGAAACCCACCTGAATTTGTACATGAAATAATTGAGTTTCCTGTTGTCTTAGTAAACACACGTACCCTGGAAATA GAGGATACCTTTCAGCAATACGTGAAGCCAGAGATTAATCCCAAGCTTTCAAACTTCTGCATCAGTCTGACAGGAATAACCCAG GACATTGTTGATAAAGCTGATACTTTTCCTCAAGTTCTGCAGAATGTTGTAGAGTGGATGAGACAACGAGAACTGGGAACAAAGTATAGCTATTCCATGTTGACTGATGG ATCGTGGGATATGAGTAAATTTTTGAACATCCAGTGCCGTATTAGCCGTATCAAATACCCTTCTTTCGCCAAAAAGTGGATCAATATTCGCAAATCATATGGGAACTTCTACAAG GTTCCTAGGAACCAGACCAAGCTGACAATCATGCTTGAAAATCTGGGCATGAATTATGATGGGAGACCTCACAGTGGACTTGATGACTCTAAAAACATTGCAAGGATAGCTATAAGGATGCTGCAGGATGGCTGTGACCTGCGGGTGAATGAGAGAATTCACGGTGGACAGCTGATGACAGTCTCCTCCTCAGTCCCCTTAGAGGGAGCCCCTGCTCCACAGATGCCCCGCTACAGAAACTAG
- the ERI1 gene encoding 3'-5' exoribonuclease 1 isoform X2: MEEQKENRPQAARDEAPAALAACPPGKQHCRISDQETNGKTSAASSNDFSDPIYKEIAITNGYINRMTREELRSKLAEFKLETRGVKDVLKKRLKNYYKKQKLMQKEHTNGNSCYDYICVVDFEATCEEGNPPEFVHEIIEFPVVLVNTRTLEIDIVDKADTFPQVLQNVVEWMRQRELGTKYSYSMLTDGSWDMSKFLNIQCRISRIKYPSFAKKWINIRKSYGNFYKVPRNQTKLTIMLENLGMNYDGRPHSGLDDSKNIARIAIRMLQDGCDLRVNERIHGGQLMTVSSSVPLEGAPAPQMPRYRN, translated from the exons ATGGAAGAGCAGAAGGAGAACCGCCCGCAGGCCGCCCGGGACGAGGCGCCGGCCGCTCTCGCAGCCTGCCCGCCG GGTAAGCAGCATTGTAGGATCAGTGATCAAGAAACTAATGGCAAAACCTCAGCTGCCAGTTCAAACGACTTCAGTGATCCGATTTACAAAGAAATTGCTATAACCAATGGTTATATCAACAGAATGACCAGAGAAGAGCTCAGAAGTAAACTTGCAGAGTTCAAGCTTGAAACCAG AGGAGTGAAAGATGTACTGAAAAAGAGattgaaaaattattataagAAACAGAAGCTGATGCAGAAGGAACACACTAATGGAAACAGCTGCTATGACTACATCTGTGTTGTTGACTTTGAAGCAACATGTGAAGAAGGAAACCCACCTGAATTTGTACATGAAATAATTGAGTTTCCTGTTGTCTTAGTAAACACACGTACCCTGGAAATA GACATTGTTGATAAAGCTGATACTTTTCCTCAAGTTCTGCAGAATGTTGTAGAGTGGATGAGACAACGAGAACTGGGAACAAAGTATAGCTATTCCATGTTGACTGATGG ATCGTGGGATATGAGTAAATTTTTGAACATCCAGTGCCGTATTAGCCGTATCAAATACCCTTCTTTCGCCAAAAAGTGGATCAATATTCGCAAATCATATGGGAACTTCTACAAG GTTCCTAGGAACCAGACCAAGCTGACAATCATGCTTGAAAATCTGGGCATGAATTATGATGGGAGACCTCACAGTGGACTTGATGACTCTAAAAACATTGCAAGGATAGCTATAAGGATGCTGCAGGATGGCTGTGACCTGCGGGTGAATGAGAGAATTCACGGTGGACAGCTGATGACAGTCTCCTCCTCAGTCCCCTTAGAGGGAGCCCCTGCTCCACAGATGCCCCGCTACAGAAACTAG